In Selenihalanaerobacter shriftii, the DNA window GCTGAACTTAAAAATCTTTCTCGTCAATATGAAAAAATAACTCAACTATATAGAGAAACTCAGTTGAAATTTCGAAGCATTGTAGATTTAATTTTTCCGCAATTTGATACTACTTTTACTAATTTATGCTGTAAAACATCTTTAAAGGTTATCTCTGCTTTTCCTACACCTGAAGCTATGTTAAACGCAGACCAAGATAAACTTAAATCCATATTAAAAGTAAGTACACACTCCGAAGCCTGAATTGAAAAGAAAGTTGATAAATTAATAACTGCTGCCAAAGAAAGCCTGTCCTATAAAATAGCTCAAAAATCAAATATTAGAGTTCTAAAGCATTACACTCAAATACTTTTAAACCAACAAGAAATTTTAGGTGATTTACGAACTCAAATGCATAAATGAACTGAGCTTTCTCCTGCTTTTCCCTTGCTTCTTTCCATACCAGGAGTTGGGGAGCTGACAGCAGCTACTATTATTGGCGGAATTGGTAATGTTAATAGATTTCCAACAACTAAACAATTGATTGCTTACGCTGGTTTAGATCCTACGGTTTACCAGTCAGGCAGATTTAAAACCTCTAATAATAAAATCTCTAAACGTGGCTCTACCTACTTGCGTAAATCTTTATATCAAGCTACCACTGCCGCAATCAGAAAAGTAAAAGGCAAACCTAATAATCCAACTCTATACGACTATTATACTAAAAAATGTAATGAAGGGAATTTGCTGTCATCGCAACTGCTAGTAAACTTTTACGTATTATTTATGGTGTTTGGAAAAACAACGAAAAATTTATTATTAAATAAGACAGCATAACAGTTTGTAACTGTAAATAGTTTACATTAGTGTAAGCTTAGTTTCCCCTGCGTAATTTTACGTAACTAAATTTTTTAAATTAATTCTTGACATATATTAGCTGGTTTATATGAAGTTAATTGGCTTCTCTTTGTAAATATATATCTGTAAAGTGTTCATATAACTTGTCATATTTTTTTTTAACTTTATTTTTCCAAAACGCAACTTCAACGATAATTTTATTTTCTCTTAAAACTAATACTTCGAGTCCCTTCTTATTTTTCTTGTCTATCGAACAACTATAAATACCATCAACTTTTTTTGAACTTCTTTTCACTACAACTTCACCATAAAAACCAGACTTATACATATTATAGTTTGGTATTATTTGCCAACCCATTTGTTTTATTTCTAAAAATTTTTCTTTTTTAAAAACAAATTTCACATTAGTATTAGAACTTAATTTCTTATTTAATTTTTCAAATGAAATTATTCTATTATGTCTATCACAGTATAATTCAATATCACTATCAGTATATATATATGAATTCCAAATAAACCCAGCTTCTTCTAGACTTAATTTAGAGTTATTTACCAAAGCATTATTATAAATAATATCTAAATCATTAGCACTAGGTAAAATTCTTTCGTGAATCCATTTTTGTTTTAAATGATATAAATACCTCATACCTTTGTCCATAAAATATTTAATAACTAAATCTTCATGAGACAACAATAATAATTTTAACTTTTTAGCTTCAATTATATGAACATTATAATTAGTATTTCTCTTTTCAATCCACTCATGAGTAGATTTAGATAAATATGGACTTGCAATTATTAATAAGTTATCAATATTTTCTGCGTCAGCCCAAGCAAATTTAGAATCAATATTTGAGACATTAACTGCTTTTTTATGATTCTTACATTCGATAAACCATTTCTCATTATATGAACCTAAAAGGGGATTAGTCACAGTATAGTAACATTCTATGTCTCTACCATTATCCGAACCACCCTTTTTCCAACGTAATGAATGAAACCCATACTTTATAAGGAGATCATAACATAGTTCTTCAAACTTATCACTACTTAAATTTGAAAAATCTATATCTTCTTCTTTAAAATGCATCTGGATTGCCTCACTTTCTTATAATTGAAGCTTAGCCAATTAATTTCATATAATTTTCCGCAAGTTCGCAATGTCCCCATTAATGCTCCTAACCTCTAATCAAAACTACACTCTCACATAAGTTAGCTCCACTTTCATTTATGCCCTCAACTGGGATGTTGCTAATCTGCTGTTATACGAAATACGTCATGCAATATAATTAATCGATTAAATCACTTTGTTTTTTGGGCATATTATCAGGTAAGGCATCATTTCTTACCCTAAACCTATTATCATCCTCATTATTTTCTTTATCATCCTTGGAATGATTTGACTTTGTATTCATTATTAATATAATACAAAAAATTATTGTTATTATGAATAACAAAGTAATGATTACACATTCTGGGGATATTTCTCCCACAAAAGCTTTAAAAGATTCATAATCAAATACATACTTAACAAAAATGTAACCTATATTAACTATAAATAAAATACTCCAAATAGTCATTATAAAAAAGCTTAGAACTTGATTTATCTTAGATACTGAATACGGAGCTTCTTTATATAAAAATTTAAATTTTTTATTTGAAGACTGGTCGTGACTTTCATAAATTATTGTTTTATATAATGGCCCCATAAACTCGTCCTCTAACATATCAACATGTCTTTCCCAATTGTTTTGCCAGTATTTACTTCCTCGATTTACTAAATACCAACTTAAAGAAAAAATCAAACCTAAACTATTTAAAATCAAAATTATAATATGAGAGTTATTGATTGTAGATGCAAGGAATTGCTCGTGTATTTTCCCATAAATAGTAAAGTACCCAGCAAATGTAACACCGATAAATGTCCAAAAATATGTAGCTCTCTTCCAATATAAATCAATTTCAAACTTTAGTATATCTAATGCTTTCTCTAAAGCCTTTTCTCTTAATTCTCTATCCTCTTCATTTATTAATCTATCATTAGAATTATAAGTATATCTAAACATTTCATAATATTTCCTTGCATCTTTTTCATTATTTATTTTTGACATAGAACAATTCTCCTTTCATCTGACTTATTTCGTATGTAGATTCGAGGTTTGGTGCCTTAACTTAGATTGACGTTTATGTTCTCCGTTTGCTCACCCTTTCGTTTGTGAGTGCCACAATATCTCAACCATATTAAGTTGCTCAATACATTGCCATTCAACTACAGAGTTTTGACTTTTACTCTGATAGGACTTCCATCTATTGGATATGTCCAGCAGGTTTGCGATCTCCCCGTTTAATGCTCCTAACCTCAAACAAACCTCCGAGTCTAACATAAGTCAGCCCTACTTTCATTTATGCTCACAACTAGGATGTTGCTAACGTGCTGTTAGACGACGTCACCTTTTAATTATTTGGATAAATTGTAAAATCATCTATTATTTCTATCTTTTTTTTAATATATCTTATTTCATTATAAACAAAACGCCTTCGAAAATTATTTTTGTAATGATTTACTAGTTCTAATATACGACTTATTGTTGAAAATTCTTTATCTTCTTCTCTAGAAAGATTATCTTTTCTTTTTAATTCATTTAACCGATTTGTTAAATTTGTAATTTCCTTTTCGCCTTTTAAAACATAAATCAATAACCCGTCTATAATATTACTATAATCAGAATCATTTTCTTCAAATTTTATATATGAGGAATTATTTAATAATATACTTTTCATTTCTTCATAATTAATATTCCCTTCTCTAAATTTAATATATAATTTATAATCAAAATACCTAAGAATCATAAGAAATAAAAGCAATTCAAATCTCAAAGAATTATAACTTTCTATAGAACACAAAATTAAAAACAATCTTGAAAAAAGTTTTTCTTGGACTCTTAAAGAAAAATCAAAAGCTGTAATTAAACTTTTAGTCAATTCAATATAAAAATCCACATTGTTATTATTTTTTTTATTAAGTATTTCTTTAATATCATACTTATTTATTAAGTGTGCTACAAAATCGTTATTTTCAGGATTAGGTAAAATATATTCAAAATCAATAAACCTTGCCAAATAACCTTCTGTATCCATTTCATTTCCATATATAACCTTTATAGATTTAGAAAGTTGATTTTTATCAACAGCTAATATAAAAATTAATCCATCTATATAAAATAAATGTTTTAATTTTTCTAACAATTGAATGGCAAAATTAGGTCTACACCTATCTAATTCATCAACAAACAAAATTATTGGTTTTCCACTTTTTTTATATTGTTCTTCCACAAAACCAGTTAAAACTTCTCTGAATTTAGCCATTGCATTTTTAGTCTGTTTATAATTTTTTATTTGTTCACTAGCAATTTTTTCAGAATATGTTGATATTACGTTTTCTATATCATCACCAAAATTAACCTTTTCTAAATCTAAAATACCAGAAGTTCCTAGTTTAACAATCGCAGGAATAAATCCTTTCACTACTTCCTTACTAACAGTTTGAAATTTTTCTAACTTCGTCTTGTCTGTTAATATCTCTTCAAATTCACTGATAAAAGCAATAAATGGTTCTTCAACAAAATCATTTTCCCATGCATTAAAATAAAGAGTATTAAAATTATTGTTTTCTAAATAAGCTTTCCACATTTTTATAAAAGTTGTTTTGCCTGTTCCCCAAGGAGAATTTATAGCCATAACAGCAGCATTTTTATGAAACTCAATAATATTTGTCAAAGATTTAATATTTTCTTCTCGATCTAAAGCATCATTTTTAAAAGGATTATCTGGATCTATATATATATTCTCTTTATATTTCAGCATAATATCACCTCTTGAATTATTTATTAAACCAATTATATACAATTTAGATATCATATCCTTCTATCAAAGAATCCCAACTTATACTTCCATACATAATTTCTAAAGCCTCATGATTTCCATCAGATGTATTTTCAGTTTTTTTATAAGGTCCTATTACTAAAGAAGCATATAGTATCTCTCTAGCCTTATCTAGCAAAGGGATCTGATCAATAATTTTAATACTTTCTTCAAAACTTCTACCTTTAATTTTATTTAAAACAAATTTAACCTGTTCTTCTACTGTTTTATTAGAGTGACTAACTTCTACACTACTTTTTAGATTACTTACTGAACTTTTAACCCCTACTGACTTTTTGATTTGAGGTAATTCTTTTTTGATTTCATCTATTTTGTTTTCCTCTATACCTAAAGTATTTAATTCTTCAAATAAATTATCTGCAAATTGACTTAGAGTAGAATTCATCTTTATTTCCATTATTTTAGAAAGTGAAGTAGGGTCTATTTTATTAACTTTTTTATCAACTTGTCCAATCTTTTCATACATTTTGGCTAGCATATCAGTTGTCTTACTATTTAAAATCTGAGAAGTATTATTTTGTGATAAAGATATATAAATAGCTACTAATGCTAACACAATGGAAACCCCATTACTTGTAAAAGAAAAATAATTTATAATATTACTCATATTAGACAACCAACCAGCCATTACTAAGATAATAATACTAATCAAAACACCTACTAACCATTTCCAATCCTTATTTCCCCAGCTTTCCATAATAATATCCTCCTATGTTCAATAATTTTTTTGATATCGTCTAAGTAAATTATTACCGAAACTTCATTTCACTTTGGTGTCGCAAATACTAATATCTATGTTATCATTTTTAGTTCATCTTCAAAGTTAATCTAATTACACATTTCTACACAAACCATTAATTCCCTTCATTACATAATAAAACCCACTTTATTTGCTAAGGTATGTCATTTTATACACTTATTTAGCTTTTCTTTCATTTAAACTTAATTTTAATGCAGGTGTTTTTTAATTTAAGTTTAAATTATATTACAAGCACCCGGAACGCATGTTCTATGAAAATTAAGGAGGTATACTCATGTCTAAACAAAAAGTAGCAATCTATACTCGAGTTTCTACTCACCATCAGGTAGATAAAGACTCTTTAGAATTCCAAGAGAAAGAATTAAAAAATTACTCAGAATACTTATTAGGAATTAAAGATTATGAAGTATTTTCGGATGCTGGATATTCAGGTAAGAATACTAAACGTCCTGGCTATCAAGAAATGATGAATCGTATTGAAGGTGGTGAATTCACTCATCTGCTCGTCTGGAAGATAGATCGGATCTCTCGTAACCTTATTGACTTTGCTCAAATGTATGAAGACTTAAAAGGTTATGATGTAACATTCGTAAGTAAGAATGAACAATTTGATACCTCTAGTGCCATGGGCGAAGCTATGCTTAAGATTATACTTGTATTTGCTGAATTAGAACGTAATTTAGCTTCTGAGAGGGTTACTTCTATCATGCTTGATAGAGCGCAAAAAGGCCTTTGGAACGGTGCTCCTACTCCATTAGGATATAATTACGATAAAGAAACTCAAAAGTTGACAATTAATAAAAAGGAATCTGAACATATTAAGTTTATATTTGATCAATATGAAGAGCATCATTCCACTGGTGATGTTAAACATCAATTAGAAATTGCTGATATAAAAACTAAGCGTGGTGGTAGTTGGACTACTAAAACTATAGGACAAATACTTCGTAATCCAATTTATAAAGGTACATATCGATATAATTATAAAAAAGCTGGACGTGGGGAAATAAAAGACAAAGAAGAATGGATTATAGTAGATGACTGCTTCCCTGCTATTATCGATGAAGATCAATGGGAAAAAGTTAATAAGATGCTTGATGAGAATTATGCAGGACAAGTATCTAATAGACGTAGAGCTAAAAATGTTCATGTCTTTTCTGGTATAATTGAATGTCCTCATTGTGATATAAACTATATTGCAAGTCCAGGAACTGCTAGAAAAGATGGTTTTAAACCAAGTATCTATAAATGTCGTAACTATTCTGTGTCTAAAGCTGAGTATTCTGACTGCCCTACTAATAATTTCATTTCCGAAGTAAACTTAGGACCTTTTATTCTCAATTATATCTCTAACTTAGTAAAAGTTCAGCAATTAATTATTAATCAAAGAATTTCTAAAGATAAAGCTGAAGAATTACTTATTCAAGAAAGGTACTTTAAAGAAGTTGTAGGAATTGAATCTAAGGGTTTAACAACCACTTATAATGCTATTTATAATAATGGAAGTGAGGAATTATTTAAAAAACCACAAAATAATAATAAGGTCACTGACTTGCAGCTAAAGCAATTAAAAAAGAAAAAAGAAAAACAAGAAAAAGCATTATCTAGATTAGAAGACCTATACCTCTATTCCGAAGAAGCTATGGCTAAGAAAGATTATTTAATTAAGCAAAAACAAATTAAAGATAAAATTAAAAATATTAATAGTAAAATATCTGAAAGACATAGCAATATTTCAGGTTCTCAGTCAATAGTTAACTTTGAATTTATTAAAAAAGCATCTCGATTTTTAATTAGTCAAGAGCTCATAGATCAACAAACAATCAATTATAGAAAATTAATCAGTAATATTGATAAGCAATTAATTAAGGATTTCGTTCA includes these proteins:
- a CDS encoding recombinase family protein translates to MSKQKVAIYTRVSTHHQVDKDSLEFQEKELKNYSEYLLGIKDYEVFSDAGYSGKNTKRPGYQEMMNRIEGGEFTHLLVWKIDRISRNLIDFAQMYEDLKGYDVTFVSKNEQFDTSSAMGEAMLKIILVFAELERNLASERVTSIMLDRAQKGLWNGAPTPLGYNYDKETQKLTINKKESEHIKFIFDQYEEHHSTGDVKHQLEIADIKTKRGGSWTTKTIGQILRNPIYKGTYRYNYKKAGRGEIKDKEEWIIVDDCFPAIIDEDQWEKVNKMLDENYAGQVSNRRRAKNVHVFSGIIECPHCDINYIASPGTARKDGFKPSIYKCRNYSVSKAEYSDCPTNNFISEVNLGPFILNYISNLVKVQQLIINQRISKDKAEELLIQERYFKEVVGIESKGLTTTYNAIYNNGSEELFKKPQNNNKVTDLQLKQLKKKKEKQEKALSRLEDLYLYSEEAMAKKDYLIKQKQIKDKIKNINSKISERHSNISGSQSIVNFEFIKKASRFLISQELIDQQTINYRKLISNIDKQLIKDFVQSVVRKLVIDEKKVLELEFINGLKHKFIWEDGAKGLKGRM
- a CDS encoding restriction endonuclease, which encodes MHFKEEDIDFSNLSSDKFEELCYDLLIKYGFHSLRWKKGGSDNGRDIECYYTVTNPLLGSYNEKWFIECKNHKKAVNVSNIDSKFAWADAENIDNLLIIASPYLSKSTHEWIEKRNTNYNVHIIEAKKLKLLLLSHEDLVIKYFMDKGMRYLYHLKQKWIHERILPSANDLDIIYNNALVNNSKLSLEEAGFIWNSYIYTDSDIELYCDRHNRIISFEKLNKKLSSNTNVKFVFKKEKFLEIKQMGWQIIPNYNMYKSGFYGEVVVKRSSKKVDGIYSCSIDKKNKKGLEVLVLRENKIIVEVAFWKNKVKKKYDKLYEHFTDIYLQREAN
- a CDS encoding KAP family P-loop NTPase fold protein; its protein translation is MLKYKENIYIDPDNPFKNDALDREENIKSLTNIIEFHKNAAVMAINSPWGTGKTTFIKMWKAYLENNNFNTLYFNAWENDFVEEPFIAFISEFEEILTDKTKLEKFQTVSKEVVKGFIPAIVKLGTSGILDLEKVNFGDDIENVISTYSEKIASEQIKNYKQTKNAMAKFREVLTGFVEEQYKKSGKPIILFVDELDRCRPNFAIQLLEKLKHLFYIDGLIFILAVDKNQLSKSIKVIYGNEMDTEGYLARFIDFEYILPNPENNDFVAHLINKYDIKEILNKKNNNNVDFYIELTKSLITAFDFSLRVQEKLFSRLFLILCSIESYNSLRFELLLFLMILRYFDYKLYIKFREGNINYEEMKSILLNNSSYIKFEENDSDYSNIIDGLLIYVLKGEKEITNLTNRLNELKRKDNLSREEDKEFSTISRILELVNHYKNNFRRRFVYNEIRYIKKKIEIIDDFTIYPNN
- a CDS encoding RipA family octameric membrane protein, translating into MSKINNEKDARKYYEMFRYTYNSNDRLINEEDRELREKALEKALDILKFEIDLYWKRATYFWTFIGVTFAGYFTIYGKIHEQFLASTINNSHIIILILNSLGLIFSLSWYLVNRGSKYWQNNWERHVDMLEDEFMGPLYKTIIYESHDQSSNKKFKFLYKEAPYSVSKINQVLSFFIMTIWSILFIVNIGYIFVKYVFDYESFKAFVGEISPECVIITLLFIITIIFCIILIMNTKSNHSKDDKENNEDDNRFRVRNDALPDNMPKKQSDLID
- a CDS encoding transposase, whose product is MLLSIPGVGELTAATIIGGIGNVNRFPTTKQLIAYAGLDPTVYQSGRFKTSNNKISKRGSTYLRKSLYQATTAAIRKVKGKPNNPTLYDYYTKKCNEGNLLSSQLLVNFYVLFMVFGKTTKNLLLNKTA